A window from Fibrobacter sp. UWB11 encodes these proteins:
- a CDS encoding flavin reductase family protein, which produces MRKDFGKKAIITPLPVLIIATYNEDGTPNAMNAAWGGQREEDEISICLGTDHKTTENIKARKAFTVSFGTRETATISDFFGVVSGKKMPNKVEKAGVHVIKSSHVDAPMFEEFPLTLECELKECSPDFDGSTYIVGRVVNTSADERVLGEDGKVDLGKVEPISYDSAAHAYRIVGEKVGKAFSDGLKIAKG; this is translated from the coding sequence ATGCGTAAAGATTTTGGCAAAAAAGCTATCATTACTCCCCTACCCGTACTTATCATCGCGACTTACAACGAAGATGGCACGCCGAATGCCATGAATGCGGCTTGGGGCGGCCAGCGCGAAGAAGACGAAATTTCAATTTGTTTGGGTACAGACCACAAAACGACTGAAAATATCAAGGCCCGTAAAGCCTTTACGGTTAGTTTTGGTACGCGCGAAACGGCTACGATTTCGGACTTTTTCGGTGTGGTGAGCGGCAAGAAAATGCCTAACAAGGTCGAAAAGGCGGGCGTCCATGTGATTAAGAGTTCGCATGTCGATGCTCCGATGTTTGAGGAATTTCCGCTGACGCTTGAATGTGAGCTTAAGGAATGTAGCCCGGATTTTGACGGAAGCACTTATATCGTGGGTAGAGTTGTGAACACCAGCGCTGATGAGAGAGTGCTTGGCGAAGATGGCAAGGTGGATCTTGGGAAGGTCGAACCGATTTCTTATGACTCCGCGGCGCATGCCTATCGCATTGTTGGCGAAAAGGTTGGCAAGGCGTTCAGCGATGGTCTAAAAATCGCAAAGGGTTGA
- the grpE gene encoding nucleotide exchange factor GrpE: protein MAEEKNPEQNVEPNDAERAQFEQDVLKAAQDAMNLEAEANKADASQDSAEKPADVEGQNAEAPKAEEKTAEQPAAPSAEEILKQQLADANDRNLRLMAEFDNFRRRNAKEQLELIETANGKLLEKLSEVQDNFERAFASENKAKDLEAFEKGMQMIYNQFAKVLTDAGLEQIDPTGKEFDPNLHEALMQQPSETIPEGHVVTVFQKGYKLKNKILKTAKVIVSSGK, encoded by the coding sequence ATGGCTGAAGAAAAGAATCCGGAACAGAATGTCGAACCGAATGATGCTGAACGTGCTCAATTTGAACAGGATGTGTTGAAAGCCGCCCAGGATGCAATGAATCTCGAAGCCGAAGCCAACAAGGCCGATGCTTCTCAGGATTCTGCCGAAAAACCCGCTGACGTCGAAGGTCAAAATGCCGAAGCCCCCAAGGCCGAAGAAAAAACAGCTGAACAGCCCGCAGCACCTTCCGCCGAAGAAATCTTGAAACAGCAGCTCGCCGATGCCAACGACCGCAACTTGCGTTTAATGGCCGAATTCGACAACTTCCGCCGCCGTAACGCCAAGGAACAGCTCGAACTCATCGAAACAGCCAATGGCAAGCTCCTCGAAAAGCTCTCTGAAGTCCAGGACAATTTCGAACGTGCTTTCGCCAGCGAAAACAAAGCCAAGGATCTCGAAGCCTTCGAAAAAGGCATGCAGATGATTTACAACCAGTTCGCCAAGGTTCTCACGGACGCAGGACTTGAACAGATTGACCCGACCGGCAAGGAATTCGACCCGAACCTCCACGAAGCTCTGATGCAGCAACCCTCCGAAACTATCCCGGAAGGTCATGTTGTCACCGTTTTCCAGAAGGGTTACAAGCTCAAGAACAAAATCTTGAAGACAGCAAAAGTCATCGTCTCCTCCGGGAAATAA
- a CDS encoding HigA family addiction module antitoxin: MNKHIETPTIGEILNEEFLIPMRLSAYKVAQAINVPISRIQDILHDRRRITVDTSLRLAKFFGVSDDYFISLQDDIDIRNLKIELAEELEKIKTFVPA; the protein is encoded by the coding sequence ATGAACAAGCATATTGAAACACCGACTATCGGAGAAATATTGAACGAAGAATTTTTGATTCCTATGAGGTTGTCCGCTTACAAGGTCGCTCAGGCTATAAATGTTCCCATTTCTAGGATTCAAGATATTCTTCATGACCGTAGAAGGATTACTGTCGATACGTCTTTAAGATTAGCCAAGTTCTTTGGAGTATCTGATGATTATTTCATCTCGCTACAAGACGATATTGATATTCGCAATCTAAAAATTGAATTGGCAGAGGAACTTGAGAAAATCAAAACTTTTGTTCCTGCATAA
- a CDS encoding type II toxin-antitoxin system RelE/ParE family toxin, whose product MIKSFADKDSELIYNQEFSRRLPNTIQKVALRKLMMIDNAKCLDDLRIPPNNRLEQLHGDRIGQYSIRINDQWRICFRMYDGHFYNVEIVDYH is encoded by the coding sequence ATGATAAAAAGCTTTGCAGATAAAGACTCAGAGCTCATCTATAACCAGGAATTTTCAAGGCGATTGCCAAACACGATTCAAAAGGTTGCTTTAAGAAAATTAATGATGATAGATAATGCCAAATGTCTTGATGATTTACGTATTCCGCCAAACAATCGTTTGGAACAGTTACATGGAGATAGAATTGGGCAATACTCTATTCGCATAAATGACCAATGGCGTATATGTTTTAGAATGTATGATGGTCACTTTTACAATGTTGAAATTGTAGACTACCACTAG
- a CDS encoding type II toxin-antitoxin system prevent-host-death family antitoxin, with translation MEVFLTPCILPVSDLRNYNEVLQNVSEESPVFLTKNGRGCYVVIDIKEYERMVAALKLQKALAEGERSAEQGGWLSAADVRKKF, from the coding sequence ATGGAGGTTTTTCTTACGCCCTGTATTTTGCCAGTTTCCGATTTGCGTAATTACAACGAAGTTCTTCAGAACGTATCCGAAGAATCTCCCGTGTTCCTGACCAAAAACGGTCGGGGTTGCTATGTTGTCATTGACATTAAAGAATACGAACGGATGGTAGCGGCATTGAAACTCCAAAAGGCTCTTGCCGAGGGAGAACGATCTGCCGAACAGGGTGGCTGGCTTTCCGCTGCGGATGTGCGAAAGAAATTTTAG
- a CDS encoding DUF2442 domain-containing protein, with the protein MLHVIDAKYIGDYKISVEFNDGCRFVADFESVIKSDHRPIVQQLADIKTFKDFTLQTHTITWLNGVDFAPEFIKSLQ; encoded by the coding sequence ATGCTTCATGTGATTGATGCGAAATATATTGGCGATTACAAGATATCCGTCGAATTCAATGACGGATGTCGTTTTGTCGCTGATTTCGAAAGCGTCATCAAGTCGGATCATCGCCCCATCGTGCAGCAACTTGCAGATATCAAAACCTTTAAGGATTTTACCCTGCAAACGCACACAATCACATGGTTGAACGGAGTTGACTTCGCCCCAGAATTCATCAAGAGCCTTCAGTAG